A single Streptococcus thermophilus DNA region contains:
- a CDS encoding lanthionine synthetase LanC family protein — protein sequence MQFSFDSDFKKIEKCKTLKDDYYKYVEFGSEIPRQGWKIHISSNLDSYQIVLRLIVEYCTKYKIDFKYIYNNKVLKYFLSSDCFTTQAGKCITIYPKNDKLFKNIVLDLADILIGFEGPVVISDMQYRDTNIFYRYGVMAAQSDYLLIGGTPIMDNRSFFELPNGIEDPFENINDEYHNVATFLGCTVEPTMIIHESASGNVYESKYDGNVTILKEGRKNILGTNSTAIGDIKNEEKIIKQLETLEGIPKYRLSFYEWGNYYLVESKLKGDMLSLIASSFLFESIPFSDLVMKLLILFDSVHQKGIIINDVSSNNIFVDFTDDVYVSLCDFGSSYNIVDSNSEEVLSIKSKGAGMTMTFYDHSHIELGDKERDFHKLGYTLMNYVFPINQYLRHGVSGNEVLKMFRQFCVMTYPSDSIFKVIELLIRQPLNWRKDLETCLRQSKISTVFRKRINDRTNRYFTAEFMTKSENYGDSCSLIYKKRYYFLVPEFSEWLEKNYGESVFSNSFKIFDKNYEELNIEISEYGLTQQLGNILFWVKNCNEFSFHSGIVGLGLEVLYELKFNHLDILYKEILDLIYFRIKYSISNDNIVENNGIYDGKLGIVLFLVEYYKLTKDDIILLEAKRLFTEASHAIVQKENYIEFVNSFSDSISTPYVNDGLSGYVLLSLQLWELTGDENYFKKEYIRFLTNISFCKRRDLFSGQLGISYVLYKVSQSNFSTIQELNLTNKAMRQLSNSSIFEFREKNRLHIYDYYPNNEERDVTHEYQFMFNLFLTHQEV from the coding sequence ATGCAATTTAGTTTTGACTCTGATTTCAAAAAAATTGAGAAGTGTAAAACCTTAAAAGATGATTATTATAAATATGTTGAATTTGGGAGTGAGATTCCACGACAAGGGTGGAAAATTCATATTTCCTCAAATTTAGATAGTTATCAGATTGTACTGAGATTGATCGTTGAATATTGTACAAAATATAAAATAGATTTTAAATACATATATAATAATAAGGTGCTAAAATATTTTTTATCTTCAGACTGTTTTACGACCCAGGCTGGAAAGTGTATAACAATTTATCCTAAGAATGATAAATTGTTTAAAAATATTGTTTTAGACTTGGCTGATATATTGATTGGTTTCGAAGGGCCGGTTGTTATATCAGATATGCAGTATAGAGATACCAACATTTTTTATAGGTATGGTGTAATGGCAGCACAATCAGACTATTTGTTAATTGGTGGTACTCCTATTATGGATAATAGGTCTTTTTTTGAGTTACCAAACGGCATTGAGGATCCATTTGAAAACATTAATGATGAGTATCATAATGTAGCAACTTTTTTAGGTTGTACAGTTGAACCTACTATGATTATACATGAGAGTGCCTCAGGTAATGTATATGAATCGAAATATGATGGTAATGTTACTATTCTAAAGGAAGGCCGTAAAAATATTTTGGGAACTAATAGTACTGCAATTGGAGATATAAAAAATGAGGAAAAGATAATAAAACAACTAGAAACTTTAGAAGGAATCCCTAAATACAGATTATCTTTTTATGAATGGGGAAATTACTATTTAGTTGAATCAAAATTGAAAGGGGACATGTTATCTTTGATAGCATCTAGTTTTCTATTCGAAAGTATCCCTTTCTCAGATTTAGTGATGAAATTATTGATTTTATTTGATTCGGTTCACCAAAAAGGTATTATTATCAATGATGTCAGCTCCAATAATATTTTTGTTGATTTTACGGACGATGTATATGTATCACTTTGTGATTTTGGCTCATCCTACAATATTGTTGATTCTAACAGTGAAGAGGTTTTATCAATTAAATCAAAAGGTGCAGGAATGACTATGACATTTTATGACCATAGCCATATTGAATTAGGAGATAAGGAAAGAGATTTTCACAAATTAGGTTATACCTTAATGAACTATGTATTTCCGATAAATCAATATTTAAGACATGGTGTTTCTGGTAACGAGGTATTAAAGATGTTCAGACAATTTTGTGTGATGACTTATCCTTCTGATAGTATTTTTAAAGTTATTGAATTATTGATTAGACAACCATTGAATTGGAGAAAAGATTTAGAAACATGTTTAAGACAAAGTAAAATAAGTACAGTTTTTAGGAAACGTATAAATGATAGAACAAATCGATATTTTACTGCTGAGTTTATGACTAAATCTGAGAACTATGGCGATAGTTGTAGTTTGATTTATAAAAAAAGATACTATTTTCTTGTACCAGAATTTAGTGAATGGTTAGAGAAAAATTATGGAGAGTCTGTATTTTCAAATTCCTTTAAGATTTTTGATAAAAATTATGAAGAACTTAATATTGAAATATCAGAATATGGTCTGACACAACAATTGGGCAATATACTATTCTGGGTAAAAAATTGTAACGAATTTTCGTTTCATTCAGGTATTGTTGGGCTTGGTCTAGAGGTTTTGTATGAATTAAAATTTAATCATCTAGATATACTTTATAAAGAGATACTAGATTTAATATATTTTAGGATAAAGTATAGTATTAGCAATGATAATATTGTTGAAAATAATGGAATTTATGATGGAAAACTAGGCATAGTTTTATTTTTAGTAGAATATTATAAGTTGACGAAAGATGATATTATCCTTTTAGAGGCAAAAAGACTGTTTACTGAAGCTAGTCATGCTATTGTCCAAAAGGAAAATTATATTGAATTTGTTAATAGTTTTTCTGATAGTATTTCCACTCCCTATGTAAATGATGGCTTATCTGGTTATGTTTTATTGTCTTTACAGTTATGGGAGTTAACTGGTGATGAAAACTATTTTAAGAAAGAATATATTCGTTTTTTGACAAATATTTCATTTTGTAAGCGTAGAGATTTATTTTCTGGACAACTGGGGATATCCTATGTTTTATATAAAGTTTCGCAGTCAAATTTTAGTACTATACAAGAATTAAATCTGACGAATAAAGCGATGAGACAGCTGTCTAACTCTTCAATATTCGAGTTCAGAGAAAAGAATCGATTACATATCTATGATTATTATCCTAATAATGAGGAGAGAGATGTAACTCATGAGTATCAATTTATGTTTAATCTATTTCTTACCCATCAGGAGGTTTAA
- a CDS encoding peptidase, which yields MQLFLQHKPYRVLTLSILLGIFGTTLFDLVSVLYAATFPNPELAVGLASLITSLPYVFDFIVGYVSDRASNSFKAMKLVRWLQMSLYVFFGVLTLLKPSWWVFVLVLAINFMSDIIGNYTAYLNLSLNRRVVDEENFSLAISFRKGMSNIVTLAGKSVGVMLIALLAHNYFLFALINVLVFLASYLVLRRGRKLFDHLDEPIPESKEQQAESLKALICQFVRDTITNFTFLKSQSSIFNLVMIYSSMNLLSSAMATLLMIYLLSVKELQLGSYAVTITVFESIELVAFFLGSLFPFDFYRKWSIRSNLLFENSLALLMIISIFVWHNPIVLFTLLFLSSYATAISNPKSDTIVIFSIVEERQNAVFSIFSTIVTATVPLGAAVILALNQSLGATWSWTLLAFLAVFNIGYTCFWKEETRAVS from the coding sequence ATGCAGCTTTTTTTACAACACAAGCCTTATAGGGTTTTGACCCTATCCATCTTGTTAGGTATCTTTGGGACCACCTTGTTTGACTTGGTTTCGGTTCTCTATGCGGCTACCTTCCCTAATCCAGAATTGGCGGTGGGGTTGGCGAGTTTGATTACCTCGCTTCCCTATGTTTTTGATTTTATTGTGGGTTATGTCTCTGATCGAGCGTCAAATAGCTTTAAGGCCATGAAATTGGTACGCTGGTTGCAGATGAGTTTATATGTCTTTTTTGGGGTGTTAACCTTGCTTAAACCTAGTTGGTGGGTCTTCGTCTTGGTCCTAGCCATCAACTTTATGAGTGATATTATTGGTAATTACACTGCCTATCTCAATCTTTCCCTCAATCGTCGGGTGGTAGATGAGGAGAATTTTTCCTTAGCCATCTCTTTTCGTAAGGGAATGTCTAATATCGTCACCTTAGCGGGAAAGAGCGTGGGTGTCATGCTCATTGCCCTGCTGGCTCATAACTATTTCTTGTTTGCCTTGATTAATGTTTTGGTTTTCTTGGCTTCTTATCTGGTCTTGCGACGAGGGCGAAAACTTTTTGACCATCTTGATGAACCAATACCTGAGTCCAAAGAACAACAAGCAGAATCCTTAAAAGCCCTGATTTGTCAGTTTGTCAGGGACACCATAACCAATTTCACCTTTCTCAAATCCCAGTCCTCTATTTTTAATTTGGTCATGATTTACTCTAGTATGAACCTGCTCTCGTCAGCCATGGCCACCCTGTTGATGATTTATCTCTTATCGGTCAAGGAGTTGCAGTTGGGGTCTTATGCTGTGACTATCACAGTCTTTGAGTCTATTGAATTGGTTGCTTTCTTTTTAGGATCACTTTTTCCGTTCGACTTTTACCGCAAGTGGTCCATTAGGTCCAACCTGCTTTTTGAGAATAGTCTAGCATTGTTGATGATTATCAGTATCTTTGTATGGCACAATCCCATTGTCCTCTTTACCTTGCTTTTTCTTTCTTCTTATGCGACAGCCATTTCCAATCCAAAATCAGATACCATCGTCATCTTCTCCATTGTCGAAGAGCGACAGAACGCTGTCTTTAGTATCTTTTCAACCATTGTCACAGCGACTGTACCCCTGGGTGCAGCTGTGATTTTGGCCTTAAACCAGTCCTTGGGTGCTACTTGGTCATGGACTCTCTTGGCTTTCTTGGCGGTATTTAATATAGGTTATACCTGTTTTTGGAAGGAAGAGACACGGGCAGTATCTTAA
- a CDS encoding zinc-dependent MarR family transcriptional regulator: MIELEEQVNQLINQILLKAENQYELLIGQCRSKVKLTNTQEHILMLLSEGQKTNSELAKALNVSQAAVTKAVKTLVKEGMLEGKKDKDDGRVTYFVLTQEAQPIAQEHKEHHQETLGVYRSVLDQFDHQERQVIGRFLIKLAEKIEE; encoded by the coding sequence ATGATAGAACTAGAAGAACAAGTAAATCAATTGATTAATCAAATTTTGCTTAAGGCTGAAAATCAGTATGAGCTCCTCATTGGTCAGTGCCGAAGTAAGGTTAAGTTGACCAACACCCAGGAGCATATTCTCATGCTTTTGTCTGAGGGGCAAAAGACCAATTCTGAGTTGGCTAAGGCTCTCAATGTCAGCCAGGCTGCTGTTACCAAGGCAGTAAAAACCTTGGTCAAAGAGGGCATGTTGGAGGGTAAGAAAGACAAGGATGATGGGCGCGTGACCTATTTCGTCTTGACACAAGAAGCTCAACCTATTGCCCAAGAGCATAAGGAACACCACCAAGAGACCCTTGGGGTTTATCGGTCTGTATTGGATCAGTTTGATCATCAAGAGCGTCAGGTTATTGGCCGTTTCTTGATAAAATTAGCAGAAAAAATAGAGGAATAA
- a CDS encoding metal ABC transporter ATP-binding protein: MRYITVEGLSFQYDAEPVLDNIHYHLDSGEFVTLTGENGAAKSTLIKATLGILKPKKGIVTISDINKDGKKLRMAYLPQQIASFNAGFPSTVYEFVKSGRYPHKGWFRRLNKHDLEHVQRALESVGMWENRYKQIGHLSGGQKQRAVIARIFALDPDIFVLDEPTTGMDAGTANTFYELMHHSAHNHGKSVLMITHDPEEVKEYTDRNIHLVRNQKLPWRCFNIHEKDGEDHKHD; the protein is encoded by the coding sequence ATGCGTTATATTACAGTTGAAGGTCTGAGCTTCCAGTATGATGCGGAGCCCGTTCTGGACAATATTCACTATCATTTGGATTCTGGGGAGTTTGTGACCCTGACTGGGGAAAATGGAGCTGCCAAGTCAACGCTTATTAAGGCTACCCTAGGAATTCTCAAGCCTAAGAAGGGGATTGTGACGATTTCTGATATTAACAAAGATGGTAAGAAGCTTCGCATGGCCTATCTACCACAGCAGATTGCCAGCTTTAATGCAGGATTCCCAAGTACTGTTTATGAGTTTGTCAAGTCAGGTCGCTACCCCCATAAGGGGTGGTTCCGTCGTTTGAACAAACATGACTTAGAGCATGTTCAACGTGCTCTAGAGTCTGTAGGTATGTGGGAAAATCGTTACAAGCAGATTGGACATCTCTCAGGTGGTCAAAAGCAACGTGCTGTCATTGCTCGTATTTTCGCTTTAGATCCTGATATCTTTGTTTTGGATGAGCCAACGACAGGGATGGATGCAGGGACAGCCAATACCTTTTACGAACTCATGCACCACTCTGCTCATAATCATGGCAAGTCTGTCTTAATGATTACCCATGACCCAGAGGAAGTCAAGGAGTACACAGACCGTAATATTCACCTGGTACGTAACCAGAAATTGCCTTGGCGTTGTTTCAATATCCATGAAAAGGATGGAGAGGATCACAAACATGATTAG
- a CDS encoding metal ABC transporter permease, translated as MISELLAYDFMQRAILAVIAISIFSPILGLFLILRRQSLMSDTLSHVSLAGVAVGIFLGQSTTWMTLLVVVIAALVLEYLRVSYKHYMEISTAILMSMGLAVALILSNKAGSSSMSLDSYLFGSIITISSEQVHALFVIAAIVLILTLLFIRPMYLLTFDEDTAHVDGLPVRLMSLFFNIVTGIAIALMIPAAGTLLVSTIMILPAAIGMKIGQTFKSVIFWAISIGLVGMLSGIFISYYWETPASATITLIFIAFFGLVSIFGPLLKAE; from the coding sequence ATGATTAGTGAATTATTAGCCTATGATTTTATGCAACGTGCTATTCTCGCCGTGATTGCTATCAGTATCTTTTCGCCAATTTTGGGACTCTTCTTAATTCTTCGTCGTCAGAGTCTGATGAGCGATACTTTGAGTCACGTGTCCCTAGCTGGGGTGGCTGTTGGAATTTTCTTGGGACAATCAACCACTTGGATGACCCTTTTGGTTGTGGTTATTGCTGCTTTAGTTTTGGAATATCTCAGGGTAAGTTACAAGCATTATATGGAGATTTCAACAGCTATCCTCATGTCAATGGGATTGGCAGTGGCTCTTATTCTTAGTAACAAGGCGGGTAGCAGTAGTATGAGTTTGGATAGCTATCTTTTCGGTTCTATTATCACGATTAGCTCTGAGCAGGTGCATGCTCTCTTTGTGATTGCGGCTATTGTACTGATCTTGACTCTCCTCTTTATTCGTCCTATGTATCTTTTGACTTTTGACGAAGACACTGCTCATGTAGATGGCTTGCCAGTACGTCTCATGTCGCTCTTCTTCAATATTGTGACAGGGATAGCGATTGCCCTGATGATTCCAGCAGCAGGAACACTTTTGGTTTCTACCATCATGATTCTCCCAGCAGCTATTGGTATGAAAATAGGTCAGACCTTCAAGTCTGTTATTTTCTGGGCTATTAGTATTGGTTTGGTTGGAATGCTCTCTGGTATCTTTATTTCCTATTATTGGGAAACACCAGCTAGTGCGACCATTACTCTTATCTTCATCGCCTTCTTTGGTCTGGTATCAATCTTTGGGCCTCTCTTAAAAGCAGAGTAA
- a CDS encoding AEC family transporter — protein sequence MEIFLTSISGILVILGMILVGFVMGEKGWFDDKSRGLIAKMVTQIALPCYMLYTITQRFTAADLLKMLPELRFPALSMVILFGIATAVARIFAVRKDRRGLFISMFFNSNTIFVGLPINQALFGDASIPYVLIYYMCNTTFFWTLGTYLIQRDGEGEAEFDLKTSLNKIFSPPLMGFIIGLIIVILHIQLPTFLTSDLQYLGSLTTPLSMIFIGLSVSNAGVKQLVLKKDQVLILLGRFVVAPVLMAAIVYWSSLPTLMKQVFIIQSAMPVMTNAPVVAKLYGADSDYAAIMVTETTLATMIVIPILMVLMA from the coding sequence ATGGAAATCTTTTTAACAAGTATATCTGGAATTCTAGTCATCCTGGGTATGATTTTAGTGGGCTTCGTCATGGGGGAAAAAGGCTGGTTTGATGACAAGTCGCGTGGCCTAATCGCTAAGATGGTCACCCAAATTGCCTTGCCCTGCTATATGCTTTATACCATCACGCAGCGTTTCACAGCAGCAGACCTGCTTAAGATGTTGCCAGAATTACGTTTTCCTGCTCTGTCTATGGTGATTTTGTTTGGAATTGCAACAGCAGTGGCTAGGATTTTTGCAGTCAGAAAGGATCGTCGTGGACTCTTTATTTCCATGTTTTTTAATTCTAATACGATCTTCGTGGGACTACCAATCAACCAAGCTCTTTTTGGAGATGCTAGTATTCCCTATGTTCTGATCTATTACATGTGTAATACGACTTTTTTCTGGACCTTGGGGACCTATCTCATCCAGCGAGATGGTGAAGGAGAAGCTGAGTTTGATTTAAAAACTAGTTTAAATAAGATTTTTTCTCCCCCTCTTATGGGTTTTATCATAGGTCTTATTATCGTTATTCTTCATATTCAGTTACCGACATTTTTAACCAGTGATTTGCAGTATTTAGGTAGTTTAACAACTCCTTTATCTATGATTTTTATCGGTTTGTCAGTGTCTAATGCAGGAGTGAAGCAGTTGGTTCTGAAAAAAGACCAGGTATTAATTCTGCTAGGACGCTTTGTGGTTGCCCCGGTTTTGATGGCTGCAATCGTTTATTGGTCCTCCTTACCAACTTTGATGAAGCAAGTTTTTATCATCCAGTCGGCTATGCCTGTCATGACCAATGCACCTGTGGTTGCTAAACTCTACGGAGCTGATAGTGATTACGCTGCTATCATGGTGACTGAGACTACCCTCGCGACCATGATCGTTATCCCAATTCTCATGGTTTTGATGGCCTAA
- a CDS encoding endonuclease/exonuclease/phosphatase family protein — MKFLTLNTHSWMEEDAEGKFQTLKEQILKAQYDIICFQEVNQEIETAAVETDAYYHVLPSATSIHQDHFVRLLVEKLAEEGLQYHWTWAYNHIGYDHLNEGVAVLSRQPLTASEILVSDVDDPTDYHTRRVAVAETTVDGREVAVASVHLSWWDKGFQEEWARIEERFQSIGKPLILAGDFNNPAGREGYQTILASPLKLQDSFQVAQKTNGSYTVGPGIDGWKGNEEPLRIDYVFASQEWALNRLSVIFDGNNQPLVSDHYGLEAGPYI, encoded by the coding sequence ATGAAATTTCTAACCTTAAATACCCATAGTTGGATGGAAGAAGATGCAGAAGGAAAATTCCAAACCCTAAAGGAACAAATCCTTAAGGCTCAATATGATATCATTTGTTTCCAAGAAGTTAATCAGGAAATAGAGACGGCAGCTGTAGAAACGGATGCTTACTATCATGTGCTACCATCAGCAACATCAATCCACCAAGATCACTTTGTCCGTTTGCTTGTGGAAAAATTAGCTGAAGAGGGACTTCAATATCATTGGACGTGGGCTTATAATCACATTGGTTATGACCACCTTAATGAAGGTGTTGCTGTCTTGTCACGCCAACCATTGACAGCTAGCGAAATTTTAGTTTCAGATGTCGATGATCCAACAGACTATCATACACGCCGTGTGGCAGTGGCTGAGACGACTGTAGATGGCCGAGAAGTTGCTGTTGCTAGTGTCCATCTTTCATGGTGGGATAAAGGTTTCCAAGAAGAGTGGGCACGCATTGAGGAACGTTTCCAATCTATTGGCAAACCTCTTATCCTAGCAGGGGACTTTAATAACCCAGCAGGTCGAGAAGGTTACCAAACAATATTAGCCAGTCCGCTCAAACTTCAGGATAGCTTCCAAGTGGCTCAAAAAACAAATGGAAGCTATACAGTTGGACCTGGTATCGATGGTTGGAAAGGTAATGAAGAACCTTTACGTATTGACTATGTTTTTGCAAGCCAAGAGTGGGCACTAAATCGCCTTAGTGTCATTTTTGATGGGAACAATCAACCTCTAGTAAGTGATCATTATGGCCTTGAAGCAGGACCTTACATTTAA
- a CDS encoding glucose-6-phosphate isomerase → MAHITFDYSKVLDKFVAPHEVDNLQAQVTVADEMIRKGTGPGADFLGWRDLPENYDREEFDRILKAAEKIKEESDVLVVIGIGGSYLGAKAAIDFLNNHFANLQTKEERKAPQIVYAGNSISSTYLADLLEYVEGKDFSVNVISKSGTTTEPAIAFRLFKELLVKKYGQEEANKRIYATTDRQKGAVKVEADANGWETFVVPDDIGGRFSVLTAVGLLPIAVSGADIKALMEGANAARKEYSSSKISENEAYQYAAIRNILYRKGYTTEILANYEPSLQYFAEWWKQLAGESEGKDQRGIYPTSANFSTDLHSLGQFIQEGTRNLFETVVRVDKPRKNVVIPELAEDLDGLGYLQGKDVDFVNKKATDGVLLAHTDGDVPNMFITIPEQDAFTLGYIIYFFELAIALSGYLNAVNPFNQPGVEAYKKNMFALLGKPGFEELGPELNARL, encoded by the coding sequence ATGGCTCATATTACATTTGACTATTCAAAAGTTTTGGATAAATTTGTAGCACCACACGAAGTAGATAACCTTCAAGCACAAGTAACAGTAGCAGACGAAATGATCCGCAAAGGAACAGGCCCAGGTGCTGACTTCCTTGGATGGCGTGACCTTCCAGAGAACTACGATCGTGAAGAGTTTGATCGTATTTTGAAAGCTGCTGAAAAAATCAAAGAAGAAAGCGACGTTTTGGTTGTTATCGGTATCGGTGGTTCTTACCTTGGTGCCAAAGCAGCTATTGACTTCTTGAACAATCACTTTGCTAACCTTCAAACAAAAGAAGAACGTAAAGCACCACAAATCGTTTATGCTGGGAACTCTATTTCATCAACTTACCTCGCTGACTTGCTTGAGTATGTTGAAGGTAAAGATTTCTCAGTTAACGTTATCTCTAAATCAGGAACAACAACTGAACCAGCTATCGCTTTCCGTTTGTTCAAGGAACTTCTTGTTAAGAAATACGGTCAAGAAGAAGCTAACAAACGTATCTACGCAACAACTGACCGCCAAAAAGGTGCTGTTAAGGTTGAAGCAGACGCTAACGGTTGGGAAACATTTGTTGTTCCAGATGATATCGGTGGACGCTTCTCAGTATTGACAGCTGTAGGTCTATTGCCAATTGCAGTTTCAGGGGCTGATATCAAAGCCCTCATGGAAGGTGCTAACGCTGCACGTAAAGAGTACTCTTCATCTAAAATCTCTGAAAATGAAGCTTACCAATACGCTGCAATTCGTAACATCCTTTACCGTAAAGGTTACACAACTGAAATCTTGGCAAACTACGAACCATCACTTCAATACTTCGCTGAGTGGTGGAAACAATTGGCTGGTGAGTCAGAAGGTAAAGACCAAAGAGGTATCTACCCAACCTCAGCAAACTTCTCAACTGACTTGCACTCTCTTGGCCAATTTATCCAAGAAGGTACACGTAATCTATTTGAAACTGTTGTTCGTGTAGACAAACCACGTAAAAACGTTGTTATTCCTGAATTGGCTGAAGACCTTGATGGACTGGGTTACCTCCAAGGCAAAGATGTTGACTTTGTTAACAAGAAAGCAACAGACGGTGTTCTTCTTGCTCATACAGATGGTGACGTGCCTAACATGTTCATTACTATCCCTGAACAAGATGCCTTTACATTGGGTTATATCATCTACTTCTTTGAGCTTGCTATCGCACTTTCAGGATACTTGAATGCTGTTAATCCATTTAACCAACCAGGTGTAGAAGCTTACAAGAAAAATATGTTCGCCCTTCTTGGTAAACCAGGATTTGAAGAACTTGGACCAGAACTTAACGCTCGCTTGTAA